A DNA window from Arachis duranensis cultivar V14167 chromosome 3, aradu.V14167.gnm2.J7QH, whole genome shotgun sequence contains the following coding sequences:
- the LOC127745461 gene encoding uncharacterized protein LOC127745461, with translation MKSPTTLKEVQRLTGRLAALSRFLPCLAVKSYHFFQCLKKNPKHFQWTENCEAAFQNLKQFLSKPPVLQKPKPNEPLSIYLSITDVAISSVLLTDTEKGQQPIYFVSKSLQGAELRYPKLEKLALALVFSSRRLRPYFQGHTIIVRTEQPLRQILSKPELAGRLIKWAIELSEFDIQYQPRGSVRSQYLADFVAELTQPLQEEKNSGWNLFVDGASNPQGSGAGILLEGPEGINLEHSLRFSFKASNNQAEYEALIAGLRRGFSRPLLKCLDRKEADIALAEAHEGICGIHSGARSLAQKILRAGFYWLTIWKDSKEKVQTCDKCQKHAPSINIPAEQLHQSQMDRSRAIGKNNILPNDIFRLENLKIRQHFSSVEHPQSNGLAEAANKVLLHALRKKLDEAKGLWAELIPEILWSYNTTAQTSTKETPFRLVYGSEAMIPLEISQQSLRTQVENHDQARQAELDLAEEVRSTAALQHRALQLQLGRRYAKKVLPRTFNIGDLVLRKTEDARRPSAHGKLAATWDGPYRIVEILGRGAYRLEQLDGTKIPNTWNVSSLKQYFS, from the exons ATGAAAAGTCCAACAACACTGAAGGAAGTCCAACGACTAACAGGACGCCTCGCGGCTTTATCAAGATTCCTACCCTGTTTGGCAGTAAAATCTTATCATTTTTTCCAATGTTTAAAGAAGAACCCAAAACATTTTCAATGGACAGAAAACTGTGAAGCTGCattccaaaatttaaaacaatttctTTCAAAACCTCCTGTTTTACAAAAACCAAAACCCAATGAACCATTGTCTATATACTTGTCTATTACTGATGTGGCAATTAGTTCGGTTCTTTTAACAGATACAGAGAAGGGTCAGCAGCCGATCTATTTTGTGAGTAAGTCCCTACAAGGTGCCGAGCTTCGTTACCCAAAGTTGGAAAAGCTCGCATTGGCCCTAGTCTTCTCTTCAAGACGACTCCGACCTTACTTCCAGGGACACACCATTATCGTCAGAACTGAACAACCTCTTCGGCAGATCCTTTCAAAGCCAGAATTAGCAGGCCGGCTTATCAAATGGGCCATTGAGCTTTCAGAATTTGATATTCAATACCAGCCAAGAGGATCCGTCAGATCTCAATATCTAGCTGATTTTGTAGCCGAACTTACCCAACCGttgcaagaagaaaagaacTCGGGCTGGAACTTGTTTGTTGATGGAGCATCAAACCCCCAAGGGTCAGGAGCGGGAATACTATTAGAGGGTCCTGAAGGTATCAACCTCGAACATTCTCTTCGGTTCTCCTTCAAAGCAAGCAATAACCAGGCCGAGTACGAGGCCCTAATCGCCGGGCTCAG GCGGGGATTTTCCCGACCACTTCTGAAATGCTTAGACAGGAAAGAAGCCGATATTGCGTTGGCCGAGGCTCATGAAGGAATATGTGGGATACATTCGGGGGCAAGAAGCCTGGCACAGAAAATACTGCGAGCCGGTTTTTACTGGCTGACCATATGGAAAGATAGCAAGGAAAAAGTCCAAACTTGTGATAAATGTCAAAAGCATGCACCATCAATCAACATTCCGGCCGAACAACTTCATCAGTCA CAAATGGATCGAAGCAGAGCCATTGGCAAGAATAACATCCTCCCAAATGATATCTTTCGTTTGGAA AACCTAAAGATAAGACAACACTTCTCATCCGTGGAGCACCCACAATCTAATGGCTTGGCTGAGGCTGCCAACAAAGTTCTCTTGCACGCCCTCAGGAAAAAGCTCGACGAAGCAAAGGGACTGTGGGCCGAGCTGATTCCAGAAATACTATGGTCATACAACACAACGGCACAAACGTCAACTAAGGAGACACCATTCCGCTTGGTATATGGGTCAGAAGCAATGATTCCTTTGGAAATCTCACAACAATCTTTGAGAACACAAGTAGAGAATCATGATCAAGCCCGTCAAGCCGAATTAGACTTAGCAGAAGAAGTTCGAAGTACAGCAGCCCTCCAGCACCGAGCTTTACAGCTACAACTGGGCCGAAGATATGCAAAAAAGGTGCTACCAAGAACATTCAACATCGGCGATTTGGTGTTAAGGAAAACTGAAGACGCTCGCCGACCATCGGCCCATGGAAAGTTAGCAGCGACATGGGACGGCCCCTATCGAATAGTAGAAATCCTCGGAAGAGGAGCTTACAGGCTAGAGCAGCTGGACGGCACTAAGATACCAAATACATGGAATGTCAGTTCTTTAAAGCAATACTTCAGCTAG